The following are from one region of the Stigmatopora argus isolate UIUO_Sarg chromosome 9, RoL_Sarg_1.0, whole genome shotgun sequence genome:
- the nanos1 gene encoding nanos homolog 1 — MDFLNHSYLSARGPYDYTFNFWNDYLGLTTLVTKNPKLSMPHMSPNSITESLKATLGLDDAPECACACGCEGGVLESSGCCCCFVCPPGTPPSPGCVAELKERFSILSPFQSQLPERDTHGCFPGFERMRTRGKPASARAKLEPKICVFCRNNGAPEEVYGSHVLKTPDGRVVCPILRAYTCPLCSANGDNAHTIKYCPLSKEQPPQRPLKGGRAVGGKRMKIF; from the coding sequence atggattttctcaaTCACAGCTACTTGAGCGCCAGGGGCCCCTACGACTACACCTTTAATTTCTGGAACGACTACCTGGGCTTGACCACGCTGGTCACCAAGAACCCCAAACTGAGCATGCCTCACATGAGCCCCAACTCCATCACCGAGTCTTTGAAGGCCACGCTGGGTCTGGACGACGCTCCCGAGTGCGCCTGCGCCTGCGGCTGCGAAGGCGGCGTGCTGGAGAGCagcggctgctgctgctgcttcgtCTGCCCGCCCGGCACGCCCCCTTCGCCGGGCTGCGTGGCCGAGCTCAAGGAGCGCTTCTCGATTCTCAGCCCTTTCCAGAGCCAGCTTCCCGAGCGGGACACCCACGGCTGTTTCCCGGGCTTCGAGCGCATGAGGACCCGGGGCAAGCCCGCGTCCGCGCGTGCCAAACTGGAGCCCAAAATCTGCGTCTTCTGCCGGAACAATGGCGCCCCTGAGGAGGTGTACGGCTCCCACGTCCTCAAGACGCCCGACGGCCGGGTGGTCTGCCCCATTCTGCGGGCGTACACTTGCCCCCTGTGCAGCGCCAACGGGGACAACGCGCACACCATCAAATACTGCCCGCTGTCCAAGGAGCAGCCCCCGCAGAGGCCACTCAAGGGCGGCCGGGCTGTGGGGGGTAAGCGGATGAAAATATTCTAG